CACGTCGCCCGCGGCAAGCTGCTGCCCCGCGAGCGGGTGGACGCCCTGCTCGACCCGGCGAGCCCGTTCCTGGAGCTCTCGCCGCTGGCGGCCGGCGGGATGTACGGCGACGACGCCCCGGGCGCGGGCATCATCACCGGCGTCGGGCGGGTGTCGGGCCGCGAGTGCGTGGTCGTGGCCAACGACGCGACCGTGAAGGGCGGCACGTACTACCCGGCCACGGTGAAGAAGCACCTGCGGGCGCAGGAGGTGGCGCTGCAGAACCGCCTGCCGTGCGTCTACCTCGTCGACTCCGGCGGCGCCTTCCTGCCGCGCCAGGACGAGGTCTTCCCGGACCGCGAGCACTTCGGGCGCATCTTCTACCACCAGGCGACGATGTCCGCGCGGGGCATCCCGCAGGTCGCGGCCGTCCTCGGCTCCTGCACCGCCGGCGGGGCGTACGTGCCCGCGATGAGCGACGAGGCCGTCATCGTCCGGGACCAGGGGACGATCTTCCTCGGCGGGCCCCCGCTGGTGCGGGCCGCCACCGGCGAGGTCGTGACGGCGGAGGAGCTCGGCGGCGGGGTGCTGCACGCCCGCACCTCCGGGGTCGTCGACCACCTCGCCGACGACGACGCCCACGCGCTCTCCCTCGTCCGCGCGATCGTCGCGGGCCTCGGTCCGCGCCCCCCGCGCGCCTGGGAGGTGGCCGCGCCGGAGGAGCCCGCGGTCGACCCCGCCACGCTCTACGCCGCGGTCCCGACCGACGGCCGGACGCCGTACGACGTCCGCGAGGTCGTCGCGCGGCTCGTCGACGGCAGCCGCTTCACGGAGTTCAAGGCCGAGTACGGCACCACGCTCGTCACCGGCACCGCGCGGGTCCACGGGCACCCCGTGGGCATCGTCGCCAACAACGGCGTGCTGTTCGGCGAGTCCGCGCTCAAGGGCGCGCACTTCGTCGAGCTGTGCGACCAGCGCGGCATCCCGCTGCTGTTCCTGCAGAACATCACCGGCTTCATGGTCGGGCGGGACTACGAGGCCGCGGGCATCGCGAAGCACGGGGCGAAGATGGTCACCGCGGTCGCCTGCGCCCGGGTCCCCAAGCTCACCGTCGTGGTCGGCGGGTCCTTCGGCGCCGGCAACTACTCGATGTGCGGCCGCGCGTTCTCACCGCGCTTCCTGTGGATGTGGCCGAACGCGCGGATCTCCGTCATGGGCGGCGAGCAGGCGGCGTCCGTCCTGGCCACGGTGCGCCGCGAGCAGGTCGAGGCGCGCGGGGGCACGTGGGACGAGGCCGAGGAGGAGGCGCTCAAGGCGCCGGTCCGGGCCCAGTACGAGACCCAGGGCGACCCGTACTACTCCACCGCCCGGCTGTGGGACGACGGCGTCATCGACCCGCTCGACACCCGTACGGTCGTGGGCCTGGCCCTGTCCGCGGTCTCGCGCACCCCGCTCGAGCCCGTCCGCTACGGCGTCTTCCGGATGTGAGCCGCGTGTTCGACACCGTCCTGGTCGCCAACCGCGGCGAGATCGCCGTCCGCGTCCTGCGGACCCTGCGCCGGCTCGGCGTGCGCGGCGTGGCCGTGCACAGCGACGCCGACGCCGGCGCGCGCCACGTGCTCGAGGCCGACGCGGCCGTGCGGCTCGGCCCGGCGCCCGCCGCGGCGTCGTACCTGTCGGTGGAGCGGGTCGTGGCCGCCGCGCTGGCGAGCGGCGCGCAGGCCGTGCACCCCGGGTACGGGTTCCTGTCGGAGAACGCCGCGTTCGCCGCGGCCTGCGCCGACGCCGGGCTGGTGTTCGTCGGGCCGCCCGCGCACGCCGTGGAGGTCATGGGCGACAAGATCCGGGCCAAGGCGACCGTCGCCGCCGCCGGGGTGCCCGTGGTGCCGGGCCTCGCCGAGCCGGGCCTCGACGACGACGCGCTCGTGGCGGCGGCGCAGGCCGTCGGCTACCCGGTGCTCGTCAAGCCGTCGGCGGGCGGCGGCGGCAAGGGCATGCGCCTGGTCCACGAGCCGGGCGCGCTGCGGGACGCCCTCGCCTCGGCGCGCCGGGAAGCGTTGTCCGCGTTCGGGGACGACACGCTGTTCCTCGAGCGCTTCGTGCTGAGCCCGCGGCACGTCGAGGTGCAGGTCCTCGCCGACGCGCACGGCGGCGTGGTGCACCTGGGCGAGCGCGAGTGCAGCCTCCAGCGGCGCCACCAGAAGGTGGTCGAGGAGGCGCCGTCACCGCTGCTCGACGCGGCGACCCGCGCGCGGATCGGCGGGGCCGCCGTGGAGACGGCCCGGTCGGTCGGCTACGAGGGCGCCGGGACGGTCGAGTTCATCGTCTCGGCCGACCGGCCCG
The sequence above is a segment of the Vallicoccus soli genome. Coding sequences within it:
- a CDS encoding carboxyl transferase domain-containing protein translates to MDSAVLTSRTDPRSAEAQRRESAHRALVADLRARLARAALGGPEASRERHVARGKLLPRERVDALLDPASPFLELSPLAAGGMYGDDAPGAGIITGVGRVSGRECVVVANDATVKGGTYYPATVKKHLRAQEVALQNRLPCVYLVDSGGAFLPRQDEVFPDREHFGRIFYHQATMSARGIPQVAAVLGSCTAGGAYVPAMSDEAVIVRDQGTIFLGGPPLVRAATGEVVTAEELGGGVLHARTSGVVDHLADDDAHALSLVRAIVAGLGPRPPRAWEVAAPEEPAVDPATLYAAVPTDGRTPYDVREVVARLVDGSRFTEFKAEYGTTLVTGTARVHGHPVGIVANNGVLFGESALKGAHFVELCDQRGIPLLFLQNITGFMVGRDYEAAGIAKHGAKMVTAVACARVPKLTVVVGGSFGAGNYSMCGRAFSPRFLWMWPNARISVMGGEQAASVLATVRREQVEARGGTWDEAEEEALKAPVRAQYETQGDPYYSTARLWDDGVIDPLDTRTVVGLALSAVSRTPLEPVRYGVFRM